One region of Chanodichthys erythropterus isolate Z2021 chromosome 17, ASM2448905v1, whole genome shotgun sequence genomic DNA includes:
- the gal3st2 gene encoding galactose-3-O-sulfotransferase 2 has translation MLPPQRISCRERRAFHWRTASPWTTCLRVTCCSRLRFMWFALMVLTVLCVALQMLGVVRQARSSKVLKLVSEQLVRMPAEIHRPMKRKDWENLESLWAVSTAIIEEPVDQHSFIQRRDESENPHSEEEREQVLEVARKKFTSTTKAVPPMEASKLLIDQVAKLFPHQPQRPVITKNNHEIQKPPQSDDNTDKYTVKSQAVTCQPKNHIVFLKTHKTASSTILNILYRYGDSHNLTFALPLNMHSQLFYPAFFAAHFVEGVRTRSVKEFHILCNHMRFSSQEVRKVMPKDTFYFSILRNPVAMMESLFVYYKAIPAFRVVKSLEEFLIQGGRSYNASVPNNHYARNILTFDFGLDNTAPENDTELDRRSAEVIAAVERDFPLILISEYFDESLVLLKHVLCWSLDDVSSFRLNSRSERSRRPLNAETTERVKLWNSLDWRLYQHFNATFWKRIDSTLGQMKLQEEVELLRAKRMKLEQMCLQEGGAVDPAKVQDSSLKPFQYGAAVIQGYNLRLGLNNDTRRLCQKLITPELQYTSALYTKQFPQLAAARAAAAKKIAASRNIATHRAVKRNIETNAHMAVTNNTSHNNTNIAIADKHNLNILANSVVHSERQDNFDVHSVTKQYKNKEIKGNSDKHTTQKHFINSKVPQESALL, from the exons GAGCTCCAAGGTTTTGAAACTTGTGAGTGAACAGCTGGTCAGAATGCCTGCAGAGATCCATAGACCCATGAAACGCAAAGACTGGGAAAACCTAGAAAGCCTTTGGGCTGTCTCAACAGCCATCATTGAAGAACCAGTCGACCAGCACTCTTTCATACAGAGAAGAGACGAAAGCGAAAACCCTCATTCAGAAGAGGAACGGGAGCAAGTCTTGGaggttgcaagaaaaaagtttaCTAGCACTACCAAAGCAGTTCCACCAATGGAGGCGAGCAAACTCTTGATTGACCAAGTGGCTAAACTATTTCCACACCAGCCGCAGAGGCCAGTTATCACCAAAAATAACCATGAAATTCAAAAACCACCACAGTCTGATGACAATACtgataaatatacagtaaaatcacAAGCTGTCACGTGTCAACCCAAAAACCACATTGTCTTCCTCAAGACTCACAAGACTGCCAGCAGCACCATATTGAACATTCTCTATCGTTATGGAGACAGCCATAACTTGACTTTTGCCTTGCCGCTGAACATGCACAGCCAGCTATTTTACCCAGCATTCTTTGCAGCAcactttgtggagggtgtcaggACTCGAAGCGTGAAAGAGTTCCACATCCTGTGCAATCACATGAGATTCAGTTCACAAGAG GTGAGGAAGGTGATGCCTAAGGACACATTCTACTTCTCCATTCTTCGGAATCCGGTGGCGATGATGGAATCCCTGTTTGTTTACTACAAAGCGATCCCAGCATTCCGTGTTGTCAAAAGCCTTGAGGAATTCCTGATCCAGGGTGGCCGGAGCTACAACGCTTCTGTGCCTAATAACCACTATGCACGTAACATTTTGACCTTTGACTTTGGTCTGGATAATACAGCACCTGAGAACGACACAGAGCTGGACAGACGTAGCGCCGAGGTCATTGCTGCCGTGGAACGCGACTTTCCGCTGATCCTCATCTCGGAGTATTTCGATGAATCACTGGTGCTTCTAAAACACGTCCTCTGCTGGTCACTGGATGATGTTTCATCTTTCCGCCTCAACAGTCGCAGTGAACGCTCTCGCCGACCCTTAAATGCAGAGACCACAGAGCGGGTAAAACTGTGGAATTCACTAGACTGGCGATTGTACCAACACTTTAATGCCACTTTCTGGAAACGCATAGACTCTACACTCGGACAGATGAAGCTCCAAGAGGAAGTAGAGCTTCTGAGGGCAAAGAGGATGAAGCTTGAGCAAATGTGTTTACAGGAAGGAGGGGCAGTTGATCCTGCGAAGGTTCAGGATTCATCATTAAAGCCATTTCAGTATGGTGCAGCAGTTATTCAAGGATATAACCTCCGTCTGGGGTTAAATAATGACACTCGTCGGCTTTGTCAGAAGTTGATTACACCTGAACTCCAGTACACATCAGCCTTGTACACCAAACAGTTCCCTCAGCTGGCGGCCGCACGTGCCGCTGCTGCAAAAAAGATTGCAGCCTCCAGAAACATTGCAACGCACAGAGCTGTTAAGCGCAACATTGAAACAAATGCGCACATGGCAGTGACAAACAATACCTCACACAACAATACAAATATAGCCATTGCGGATAAACATAACTTAAACATTTTAGCTAATTCTGTTGTTCATAGTGAGAGACAAGACAATTTTGATGTACACAGTGTAACAAAACAGTAtaagaataaagaaataaaaggaAACTCAGATAAACATACCACacaaaaacactttataaaCTCAAAGGTACCACAAGAATCTGCTTTGTTGTGA